The genomic window AGGCATAACGGTCGGTCCTAATTTTTTTGTAATCAGATTTTTGGAGAATATTATCAGCGGTAATTAGTGCTCTGGCAAATAAATCCATGCCACCAATGTGCGCATAAAATAAATCTTTCTGATCGGTAGAATTTCTGCGGATTTTAGCATCGAAATTAACGCCACCGCCTTGTAAGCCGCCACCTTCTAAAATAATCAGCATGGCTTCGGTAAGTTCGTTAATGTCGTTAGGGAACTGATCGGTATCCCAGCCATTTTGGTAGTCGCCACGGTTGGCGTCGATAGAGCCCAACAAACCATTGTCAACAGCTACTTGTAGCTCGTGTTGGAAAGTATGGCCGGCTAAAGTGGCGTGGTTTACTTCTAGGTTCAATTTAAAATCTTCCAATAAATCATATTGTTGCAAGAAAGATTTTACCGTTGCCGCATCGTAATCGTATTGGTGTTTGGATGGTTCACAAGGCTTAGGTTCAATAAAGAATGTGCCTTTAAAACCATTTTTACGGGCATAATCTTTAGCTGCATGCAAGAATTTCGCTAGGTGCTCTTGTTCACGTTTCATATTGGTGTTCAACAAGCTCATGTAACCTTCTCTGCCACCCCAGAAAACGTAGTTCTCGCCACCTAAAGCAATGGTTGCGTCTAAAGCTGCTTTCACTTGTGCGCCACCGTGGGCTAAAACGTGAAAATCAGGATTGGTTGCCGCACCGTTCATGTAACGTTGGTGACTGAACAAATTTGCCGTACCCCAAAGTAATTTAACACCACTTTCTGCCTGTTTTTGTTTGGCGTAATCAACAATTGCCTGCAGGCGACGCTCATTTTCCACAACGTTATCGGTGTAGTCAACCAAATCCACATCGTGGAAACAGTAGTAAGGCAGCTGCATCTTAGTGATAAATTCAAAAGCAGCATCCATTTTGTCTTTAGCACGTTCTACAGCATCAGTCTTTGCATCCCATGGGAAAATATGTGTTGCCCCACCGAAAGGATCTGCTCCGTTGCCATTAAACGAATGCCAGTACGCACAAGCAAATTTAAAATGCTCGTTCATAGTTTTGCCTGCTACTACTTTGTTGGCATCGTACCATCTAAAAGCAAGTGGGTTATGGCTTTCTAAACCTTCGTACTGGATTTGGTCTATACCACTAAAAAATTCTTTTTCTCCTTTAACTACTTTTGTCATTGTTGTTGTTTTAATGTTTTGGCTGATAAATTATAGTTGATGTTGGATAGTCTTTTTGTTATTTAACACTAACCATTGTCAATTAACCATTAGCTCTCTAATTGTCTAACTAATATTTCTTTCCAGTCTTGATAGATTGGCTCGTATGCTTGGGTGTTTTTTGGTTCGATGTATTTCAATACTTGATGGTTGGTAAAAGCTTCAGCTGGGCTGCTGAAAATTCCTGCTCCAACACCAGCGCCCAAAGCGGCTCCCACGCTGCCATCGTTGTCATATAGTTCTACGGGCACATTGGTTAGGTCAACAAAAGTTTGGGCAAATAAATCGCTTAAAAATAGATTGGCTCTGCCGGCCCTAATTACTTTTGGCTGCATTTGGTTTTCACGCATAATGTCTAAGCCATACCTAAAAGCAAAAGCGATACTTTCTTGCACAGCTCTAAAAATATGCGATTGCGTATGTGTATTGAGGTCGATGCCAATTAACTGTGCACGTGTATATTTGTTATTCAACATCCGCTCTGCGCCATTACCAAAAGGGAGCGCTTTTAACGATTTGCTGCCAATAGGAGCTTGCGCTGCAATGTGGTTTAGCTCGTTGTAGCTTAAATAAGGAGCGAAAGTGTGTTTAGCCCAACGATACATGCTGCCTGTGCCATTGATACACAACAAAACACCTGTTCTAACTTCTTCGGCGCTGTAGTTTACATGGGCAAAGGTATTTACCCTCGATTGTTTATCGTAAGTTAGTTGATCGCTAACCCCATAAATTACGCCCGATGTACCCGCAGTTGCCGCTACTTCTCCGGGTTGTAGTACATTTAATGATAAAGCATTGTTGGGCTGGTCGCCGGCTTTGTAAGCAACTGGGATGCCCGCTGTTAAACCTAGCAAGCTTGCCACACTTTCTCTTACTTGGCCATGCGATGAAAATAATGGTCTTATTTCTGGAATTACATGGCTATCTAAGCCGTAATGGTTTAGCACATTTTCAGAAATTTGGTTTTGCTTAAAATCCCAAAATACACCTTCTGATAACGCCGAAATACTGGTGGTAATTTCTCCTGTAAGTTTCATTGCAATGAAATCTCCAGGCAGCATCATCTTGTCTATTTTACTATAGATTTCAGGCTCGTTTGCTTTTACCCAGGCTAGCTTAGATGCCGTAAAGTTTCCTGGCGAATTGAGTAAAGTAGCAAGTGATTTTTCGTGTCCAATGCTGTCAAAAGCTTGATTGCCTAACTCAACCGCTCGGCTATCGCACCAAATGATAGAATCTCTTAATACTTCCTGATTTTGATCTACCACTACCAAGCCATGCATTTGATAGCCAATGCCAATGGCTTTAATCTCTTTTGGATTGAAGAGCCGCAAAGCATTTAGTTTAAGTATGGCTTGTTGGGTGTTGTGCCACCAATCCATAGGCGATTGCTCTGCCCAGCCAGGAGCCAAAGATTTAATGGCTGTTTCTTCTTCTGGATATTGAACAGTGGCTATACTTTTTTGGGTGGCGGCATCTACCACTGCAACTTTTATGGAAGAAGTACCTATATCAATGCCTAATAAATACATGTTGATGTGATTTTTATATTTGGTTTATGCAAACGGTTGCATAAAGGTAGCTGTTAAATCGATAATGTCAAATATTTTGAAAAAATTTTTGAAATTGAGTTCGGTTTTTCTTAGAATTTAGTTGATTCTCTTTCCACTAAAGAAGGATCGATAACGATATTTTCGATTTTTAAACCATTTTTTTTTGAATAGTACTTAAAAAAAGCTTGGCGCATTGTGCCCCCATTTGGTTAGGATGTTGATCTATAGTAGATAGGCTAGGGGTAATGTAGGCAGAAAAAGCTTCGTTGGCAAAACCAATTACACCAATTTTTGGCATTGGCTCTTCAATTTCCTTTAGTTTTTGAATTACACCCAGTGCGGTAAAATCATCAGCGGCAATAATGGCATCTGGTTTATTTGCTGATCGAATTAATTTGCCTGCTCCAAATCTTCCGTCTTTAATAGATAAACCACCTAAAATGATATGCTCTTCGTTAACTGGTAAATTATGATCGGCCAATGCCGCTTTATAACCTTTTAAACGCTCGCTAAAAATACGGATTTGATGCACAGTGGTAACGTAGGCTATGTTTTTATAACCTTGATTAATGAGATGTTGGGTGGCTAAATATCCAGCTTTAAAATCATCTAGTGTTACGGTGGGTACTTTTAATTTTTCGTGTACGCGATCAAATAAAATAAGTGGTTTATTTTGCTTAATTACCTCTTCAAAGTGCTCAACGTTTTCTGTTTCTAAAGAAAGTGAAGCCATAATACCATCAACCTGAGCTTCTAATAAGGTTTTTACGCCGTTAATTTCTGAAGCAACAGATTCGTTAGATTGATATAAAATGATGCGATAACCACTGTCTTTTAAGCCTTCTTCTATACTATGAATAATTGAAGCAAAAAAATGAGCTTGTACACTTGGTACAATAACACCAATAATGTAAGTACGACCAGACTTTAAAGCCGAAGCCAGTTTGTTGGGACTGTAATTTAATCTCTCGGCAGCCTCAATAACAGCTTTTCTAGTTGCATCGCTAATTGCCGGAAAACCGCTTAAAGCCCTAGAAACCGTAGAAACAGTCACATTTAGCTCTTTGGCAATATCGTAAATGGTGGTTTTCTTGTTCAATACTGTTGGTTAAGTGCATAACAAAGCAAACAAAAATTACCTTATTATGCAATAAATTAAAAAATTGTATGCAACCGATTGTTGATGGGTTATTCTAGCAATAGATCCTCGTCGTCGGTTAAGCTCAATTGTATATTGTCGCTACCGGCAATTCCTTCTATAGAACCACGTACATGAGCGGCATTTAACAATACTTTATCCAATTGTTTTTCTCTTGCTTTCCATAATTTTTCCATGGCATCTCTTTCTCTTTGGATAGATAATTTCATGCTCATGAAACCTTCTCTTATGGCTTTCCATTGCTCCGAAAATTCGTTGCTGGTTAAGTAATCGTAAAGCATGTGCATTTTATCGCCCTTGTTTTCTTGAGATTTTGCAGCGTTAAACAAACGTAAAATGCCGTCACGTAAAACTGCAGATAAAGCTTGTACTTCGTTGAAAGTACAAATCCAAACACCATCTCTTAAACCAAAGCAGTTCATATCTTTTGGCATATTTTGCGTAACTAAAACAGCAATTTCTGCCCCTTGGCTGCGCATATCCGTTTTTAATTTTTCAATCCAATCGTTAGCAAAAGCAACGGTACGTTTACTTTCGTAAATAATGCGCCCACACTCTTGGCCAAAATTATTGCGAACGGTTTGTATACAATCGGCACCACGAACGCCTTTACCCACTTCTTGTACTAAATCAAAAGGGAACGAACTACGTAAAAGTTCTTCCAATGCCAACTCCTGTATTTCTCCCTGTAGCTGCATGGAACCTTGTTCGGCTTTGCGTTTCATTTCTTCGGCCAGTTTTTTCTGATCTTCGAGCTGCTTATCTTTTTCGGCCAGTTTCATTTTAAAATCTAGCTCTGCTTGCGCCAAACGCTGGTTTTCTATAGTTCTAATATCTAGCGCCATCTTCTCTCTCTCTTCGGCAATTTTTTTCTGAATGGATAGCTCCATCTCTTCTTCCTTGCGTTTCATCTCGTTGGCCATTTGCAAATACTCCAGCTCTTTCTGACGTGCAGCTCTTAACTTTTCTTCATTCTCCTTATTAGCTTCGTCGGCCATTTTTAACCTATTTTCAAAATCGGCACTGATAGATTTACGTAGATTTTCGCTTACTGCGGTTTGCAAAGCTTCTTTTTCTTTGGCCAAACGTTGCTCAAAAGCGAGTTCTTGTTGTTTCTTTTGTGCTTCAAAAAGTTCTTCCTGTTGTTTTTTCTGCTGCTCAAGGGCTTGCGCCTTTTTATCAAAATCTTCTTGTTGCTTCTTCTTGAATGAGGCCATTTGCTCACGCAATTCTTTCTTATATTCTTCGGCCATTACTTCTTCTATAGGAAAAGCATGATTACAATTAGGGCATTTGATTTCTGTTGGCATAATGATCTTGATTTTTGAAAAAGAATACCAAAATTAAGCATTGTTAGCCACAGATGCAGAGATTATCTTTTAAGATAGACAAATAGCGATGCTTTGTATGTATTCAAAACGCTTTCTAATTTAATTGATGGTAGTTTTATTTTATCTGTGTATCTGTGGCTGTTTTTAGTGTTAATGATTAGTTTTGCAGCACCAACCATCGCAAATGTTCGCCAGTATTTTAAATGCCTATAAAACCTCGTTTTCTGGTTTAAGCCGAGAAACGTGGACCCTCAGTATTGTTATTTTAATTAATCGTTGCGGCTTTATGGCGGTGCCTTTTATGGGGCTTTACGTTACGCAGGCATTACACAGGCCAGAGTCTGATGCTGGAATTATTATCTCTTTATTTGGCTTAGGTTCTATTTTAGGGGCAGCGGCAGGAGGCAAGCTTACCGATGTTTTTGGCTACAGGCCAGTGCAAATTTTAGCTTCTCTTATTGGTGGAGTTTTTTTTCTGCTATTTGCTATAGTTAAAGATTTTACTTGGCTTTGTGCGCTGGCAGTTGTCATCAGTTTTTTTTCGGAAGCTTTTAGACCAGCGAATTATGCTGCCATTGCATCTTATGCGGCAAAAGGAACAGAAACCCGTTCGTATTCGCTCAATCGTTTGGCTACCAATATTGGTTGGGCTTTTGGCATTAGTATGGGTGGTATCATTGCATCTTATAATTACACCTTGCTGTTTTTGGTAGAGGGAAGCGTAAGTGTGCTGGTTGCCATAGTGATTTTCTTATTGCTGCCAAACAAAAAAATACAGCGTAAAACAGCGCAAGAAAAAAAGGAAATGAACGTTCGAAAACCTTGGAACGATATACCATTTGTTAAGTTCTTGGTTTTATCGGCCATGTTTACCACCTGTTTTTTTATGATGTTTAGGGTGGTGCCCGTTTTTTACAAAGAGGTTTGGCGCTTAGACGAATCTTTAATTGGGGTAATTCTTGGTCTTAACGGTGTGGTAATAGCTTTGATGGAAATGGTAATGATTACCAAAATAGAAAACAAACGTTCACCCATATTTTACATTGTACTCGGAGTAATTATTGTCTGCTTTTCATTTGCGGTGTTGATGTTGCCAAAGAGTTTCCCAATAACTTTAGCAGTAATTAGTATTTTACTTTTTACCTTCGGAGAGATGTTCTCCCTGCCTTTCTTTAATACTTTTGTAGTAAAGCGCAGTAACGAATATAATCGGGGTATTTATGCGGCAGGATACACGTTAAGCTGGTCGGTGGCGCAAGTGGTTGGACCAACTAGCGGGTTCAATATTGCCGAGAAATTTGGTTATCAAACCCTATGGATTGCAATTACAGCCTTATTGTTATTGTGTGCTTATTTTTTCAGTAAACTGAAATTAACCGAGGATTAAAAAAAATAAAAAAACTAAAACCATTTCAAACAAGCTTTGTTTAAGTTTAGATACCTTGAAATTTTACTAAAAATAAACTATTTAAATTAAGCTATATGCACATGAAAAAGCGCATCCATGTTTTAGAAGACGACAAAGACATTGCCTACATCATCGAATTTTTATTAAAAGATGAAGGTTACGAAATTCAAGTATCATCTACCTTTAAAGAATTGAAGGAGAAATTAAGCGATTCTATTCCAGACTTATTTATTTTAGATGTGATGTTGCCAGATGGAAATGGATTGGATATCTGCAAAGATTTAAAAAATGATGCCTTTACCAAACATATTCCAGTAATCCTGATGTCTGCCAATGTGCAGAACGAAGCATTAAGCGAAGCATCTAGTCCAGATGATTATATCAGTAAACCTTTTGATTTAGATTATATCGAAAATAGGATTAAAAGACTAATAGGCGCAAAAAAAGTAGCCTAGTAAGTTTTAGCTAAACCCATTAAAAACCCCGTTCCATTTAATTCGGAATGGGGTTTTAATTTTGAGCAATATTTTCTGACAAATAAATGATTTGGATATTTAAAACTGTTTATACATTTGCCTAACGGTGTTAAATTATTTATCACACTAATTGCAATGGGAAGTAAAGAAAGAATACAGCGACAAAAAGAAGATACTCGTAAGGGTATTTTAGCTGCTGCTTTACAAATTGTGAAACAGGAAGGTTGGGCCGCTTTAAGTATGCGTAAGATTGCAGATGTGATTGAATACACAGCTCCAATTATTTACGAGTACTTTCCAAACAAAGAAGGAATTTTGCTAGAGCTTACTAGACAAGGCTACATTAACCTAGGTTTGAAAGTTAAGGAAGCAAGGGATAGTAAAATAAAACCCGAAGACCAGCTAGAAGCGATGTGGTTGGCCTATTGGGATTTTGCCTTCGCAGAGAGCGAATTTTACCAGTTAATGTACGGTGTGCAGGTAAATTGTTGCGAGCTCTATAAAAAAATGCCCGAAGCAGAATACACTACAGACTTGTTTTATGATGCCATAGACGTGCTGATAGACAAGCAACCTGTACCTGAAGACGTATCTTGCACAAAATATTATACTTTTTGGTCGCTTATA from Pedobacter sp. SL55 includes these protein-coding regions:
- the xylA gene encoding xylose isomerase, yielding MTKVVKGEKEFFSGIDQIQYEGLESHNPLAFRWYDANKVVAGKTMNEHFKFACAYWHSFNGNGADPFGGATHIFPWDAKTDAVERAKDKMDAAFEFITKMQLPYYCFHDVDLVDYTDNVVENERRLQAIVDYAKQKQAESGVKLLWGTANLFSHQRYMNGAATNPDFHVLAHGGAQVKAALDATIALGGENYVFWGGREGYMSLLNTNMKREQEHLAKFLHAAKDYARKNGFKGTFFIEPKPCEPSKHQYDYDAATVKSFLQQYDLLEDFKLNLEVNHATLAGHTFQHELQVAVDNGLLGSIDANRGDYQNGWDTDQFPNDINELTEAMLIILEGGGLQGGGVNFDAKIRRNSTDQKDLFYAHIGGMDLFARALITADNILQKSDYKKIRTDRYASFDSGKGADFEKGNLTLEDLRNYAAENGEPEVRSGKQEYIENLINRYI
- a CDS encoding DUF2130 domain-containing protein; this encodes MPTEIKCPNCNHAFPIEEVMAEEYKKELREQMASFKKKQQEDFDKKAQALEQQKKQQEELFEAQKKQQELAFEQRLAKEKEALQTAVSENLRKSISADFENRLKMADEANKENEEKLRAARQKELEYLQMANEMKRKEEEMELSIQKKIAEEREKMALDIRTIENQRLAQAELDFKMKLAEKDKQLEDQKKLAEEMKRKAEQGSMQLQGEIQELALEELLRSSFPFDLVQEVGKGVRGADCIQTVRNNFGQECGRIIYESKRTVAFANDWIEKLKTDMRSQGAEIAVLVTQNMPKDMNCFGLRDGVWICTFNEVQALSAVLRDGILRLFNAAKSQENKGDKMHMLYDYLTSNEFSEQWKAIREGFMSMKLSIQRERDAMEKLWKAREKQLDKVLLNAAHVRGSIEGIAGSDNIQLSLTDDEDLLLE
- a CDS encoding response regulator transcription factor; this translates as MKKRIHVLEDDKDIAYIIEFLLKDEGYEIQVSSTFKELKEKLSDSIPDLFILDVMLPDGNGLDICKDLKNDAFTKHIPVILMSANVQNEALSEASSPDDYISKPFDLDYIENRIKRLIGAKKVA
- a CDS encoding LacI family DNA-binding transcriptional regulator, producing the protein MNKKTTIYDIAKELNVTVSTVSRALSGFPAISDATRKAVIEAAERLNYSPNKLASALKSGRTYIIGVIVPSVQAHFFASIIHSIEEGLKDSGYRIILYQSNESVASEINGVKTLLEAQVDGIMASLSLETENVEHFEEVIKQNKPLILFDRVHEKLKVPTVTLDDFKAGYLATQHLINQGYKNIAYVTTVHQIRIFSERLKGYKAALADHNLPVNEEHIILGGLSIKDGRFGAGKLIRSANKPDAIIAADDFTALGVIQKLKEIEEPMPKIGVIGFANEAFSAYITPSLSTIDQHPNQMGAQCAKLFLSTIQKKMV
- a CDS encoding TetR/AcrR family transcriptional regulator, encoding MGSKERIQRQKEDTRKGILAAALQIVKQEGWAALSMRKIADVIEYTAPIIYEYFPNKEGILLELTRQGYINLGLKVKEARDSKIKPEDQLEAMWLAYWDFAFAESEFYQLMYGVQVNCCELYKKMPEAEYTTDLFYDAIDVLIDKQPVPEDVSCTKYYTFWSLIHGLISLTLVQKGANDEINQQILRSAIKAIIKTIND
- a CDS encoding xylulokinase, translated to MYLLGIDIGTSSIKVAVVDAATQKSIATVQYPEEETAIKSLAPGWAEQSPMDWWHNTQQAILKLNALRLFNPKEIKAIGIGYQMHGLVVVDQNQEVLRDSIIWCDSRAVELGNQAFDSIGHEKSLATLLNSPGNFTASKLAWVKANEPEIYSKIDKMMLPGDFIAMKLTGEITTSISALSEGVFWDFKQNQISENVLNHYGLDSHVIPEIRPLFSSHGQVRESVASLLGLTAGIPVAYKAGDQPNNALSLNVLQPGEVAATAGTSGVIYGVSDQLTYDKQSRVNTFAHVNYSAEEVRTGVLLCINGTGSMYRWAKHTFAPYLSYNELNHIAAQAPIGSKSLKALPFGNGAERMLNNKYTRAQLIGIDLNTHTQSHIFRAVQESIAFAFRYGLDIMRENQMQPKVIRAGRANLFLSDLFAQTFVDLTNVPVELYDNDGSVGAALGAGVGAGIFSSPAEAFTNHQVLKYIEPKNTQAYEPIYQDWKEILVRQLES
- a CDS encoding MFS transporter, translated to MFASILNAYKTSFSGLSRETWTLSIVILINRCGFMAVPFMGLYVTQALHRPESDAGIIISLFGLGSILGAAAGGKLTDVFGYRPVQILASLIGGVFFLLFAIVKDFTWLCALAVVISFFSEAFRPANYAAIASYAAKGTETRSYSLNRLATNIGWAFGISMGGIIASYNYTLLFLVEGSVSVLVAIVIFLLLPNKKIQRKTAQEKKEMNVRKPWNDIPFVKFLVLSAMFTTCFFMMFRVVPVFYKEVWRLDESLIGVILGLNGVVIALMEMVMITKIENKRSPIFYIVLGVIIVCFSFAVLMLPKSFPITLAVISILLFTFGEMFSLPFFNTFVVKRSNEYNRGIYAAGYTLSWSVAQVVGPTSGFNIAEKFGYQTLWIAITALLLLCAYFFSKLKLTED